TCCTTGGGAGGTACCTCAGTCTCTTTGAATCGTCGCCAGCCATCCATGTGCTCGTATGGAAATACACCCTTTCTGCGCATGAGTTTAAAGGTGTCATCCTTAGCGAAATACCAACGGAGATTTTTGCACTGTTCATCATCGAAATTGCTTGCCAATTTCTCCAAGCTTGATGCCATGAATCGACAGCTGTCTATGAATCTGATCTCGATTTTCTTATATGTTTCACCATCATCGTACCCCCTGGCTGCAATGAGTACTTTGATTTTTACGTTGAAGGGGATGTACTTTTCCGTGTTTTCAACGATGCAACCAATGTCCTGGGTATCATACTTCTCCCCCAATTCTCAAATGAACAAGTGGGCGTCGTACCCCGAAAGATTGTGGAAGATCACGGGTACATGGTTGGGTATCTTGTAGTTGAAATTACAGGTATTGTGCGCGGTACCTCTGCATAGACATGTGTAGTGACATTGGTCTCGAACTTTGAGGTTATTCAGGTCGTCGTCGAAGGGTTTCATGCATATGTGAGATGTCTTTGCCGCTTCGTGCTCTCTTTGTAACACCTCCGTTAGAGGCAGCATGTCATGTTTTGGGAAGGTAGCGTAGAGCCGCTTTACCTCATCCTCCAGGTGTTAAACGAACATTTTCACACAGTCTTTACCACGGCATCTCTGCAAGGGATATGATATGTCACCATAGGCAAATGTACTATATGTATACCAGCCACATGGTACGTGCTTGTTcagctttttttttttgatctcCCTCTTATCTTCCTTCATGGGAACGAGGAGGGATTCGAAATCCGCATAGATGGCGAAGGGTGCTTTGAATTGCTGCTGACCATCCTTGTAGTATAGCCACTTTTCCTTTTCGGTTGGCATCGTAATCTTGACCGCTTCATTATCCATGCAGTATGCATAGTGCTTATCACGCGACTCGATTGTTGGAAGGGCTTGCAGACAGTTCATACAAAAGTGCATCTTTGCATGATTCTTTGATGTCTCGCTGCCCAGGAGTCGTGAGAGATTTTTGATGGCTATATAATGACTCTTTTGTTCGTCCGTGAGGAGTAGCAGATTAACCTGTTTCTCGCGTTCGTCGTGTGTCGATCAACGCAGGATATTTATCGCCTTCCCTGTCACGTACAAGACGATATCTGGGTTGTTCTTTTCAAACTTGGAGATCTCCTTGATGCTCGTGGGAAACTCTATTCCATGCCAATTATACTCATCCGCAAATGGTCGGAGCTTGCTGATTCTCTGTGGATCGCTGGTTATATCCTCATGATGTAGAGCAGCTATGATACTCCACTTAAAGCACTCCTCGTCCTTGTTCTGTGGATTAATGATGACCTTCTTAGTGGCTATCCACTTGGGTGCTTCGATATACGAGGAACCCCTCGTCAGCTTGAGCTTGTGGAAGTCCACGACGAGGTGCATAATTCAACTGATTGTAAAGCCACTATTGGGCAGCGCCGGGTTCTCCACATGCGTTTTGACCTGAGCCAGCATCGTGTCTAGCACCTCTTCCACGACGCTACCCTGAAAGACCGGTGTCATGTTGCTGTGGAAAACCTTATTGATTTCGATAAACTTGCTGGTATCATCCACGCTGGTACCCTCCACTGGTTTCTTCCATAGAATCCAGAGCGAACACTGCACCTTAGCAGACCCCATGTCTTTAACCTGCTTCTCAACCAGGGTTTTCACGTGTGATCGCACCATCCCCAAGTACCCATCGACATCCGTACCGTCTATGCCAGGGATGCGGAAACTTCGGAACGTCCTATGGTGACCATGCTTATGTTCTTGGGGCGAGAATTCTTGCTCCGGTTGCTGCTTATCTTCAGCATGATCCTCCTTTGCCTCTTCTTCAACTTCACCCATCAGGGTCTTTCTTGCCCCATCATAAAGAGCAAGGATGCGATTTTTTGCTGATGCATATATACCTTGCACTAACTTTCTAATACCCTCTGGTACATAGTTCACAAGCCAGTCAGACCACTCTCGCAGTTTACTCTTTACTACTGGACGTGTCTTTGTCATCTCTTGGCGCTCGAAGATATTCATGGCTTCGGGTGTGGGGAGTCGAGGTTCAATCTTGCTCTTAATTGGACGGGTTTTTGCCATCTCTTGACTCTCGAATATATCCAAGGCATCTGGTGTAAATGTTTGTGGCCTTGGTTCTGGCGCAGGAACAGGTCTTGGGTGTgcctataaaaaattaataaggtCGACTTTGCGTAGCTTTGAATAGCCCGTAAGCCCACGGGTTTTCGCGATAGCTTGTAACTGTTTGACAGTATGTGtattcatatttatttataGATTTTTGATTTCAATCAACAAAATTTCTAGCGAGGTCGTATTTTGAGTAAGGCAATTTACCTACTCATTTGCGCAAtctgtattttttgttgatgtcagcattattcccgttagtcgctattgcgcatgcgttggatTTTATCGGTATTTCCGGAATTGTCGGATTATATCGGAATTGGGATTTCGGAAATTCAGGGAATTCCCCTTGTCGTCGTCGTCGACTGCGCTAGAACGAACATTTTCCTGTCTCTACTTCTCATTGAGAAAAAGTTGTAGTACACAGGATTTcatgaaaaaaactgtttttattgcCTAAATGAAAACTCGGAACGGAACGGAATAAGctgttagtttttaaatttaataaaagaaCCGCTAGTATTTATTATCTACGCATTTTCAAATACATATTCGTAAAAATATAACCCTTAAGTAATACTGGATATGTGTTACTTTTGTTCAAGAAGCGAGGTTATTTTGCTAACAAGAGAAGCCGCCAACATGATGGCGTCATACGCCTTGCATATTAATTCACTGGAAATGTTCTTTGCCTTGTCTTTTAATAATGCTGCATGCCAGTTATCCAATTCCACAAGTATACGTTCTAATGCTTCCTTTAATCCACacatttcatttttgttatacATCGGTGTTCCCCTTATATATTGCCGGTCTCGCCCTAAATCTTTGTGTTTATTCAGGAATTTAGTAATTCCGTTTAAATAGCTCTCGAAGAACTTTTCATCAGGATCATTTTCTGCGGACAAAGAAATTGACATATCTGCTTTTGTTGCAAAGCCAGAGAtctaaataaagaagaaaaaacaaactaCAGATTCAAGTCATTTTTGGGGGAGTATTGTTGATATTTTAATATCCGATTCATTTATCAGCTGACCAGTTACTATAAGTTTTTTCATCATTTctcaaataataaaaacttgaaaataacagaaaataacATAAATAACAGAATAATACCCAAATTGAGTATAATAATACTAATATAAAAACACAGATTGAGCGAAAAAATggaattctgaaaaaaaaatagtaataaaaaaaaacgataCTAAAGTCCATCATGTGTTCATTATGCGTGCGAATCAATCAATCTATTAATCAATGAATACTTTTGCTTCGACTTAAAATTCACGAAGTAAACATGAATGTACTCAAAttttaatgaaagaaaaaacaacgaaaatatCACTTATAAAAGGGAAGGATTTACAAAAAGTAGGAACTCGCCTGTTCGAAATTTCTCGAAATCTTGCAAACGTAACACAACAAAAGTAGTAACAAAAAGAGTTGAAAACTGGTACTTCAGGTTTGAAAAGTCGCAAGCACTTTTAACACAACAAGCAATGTAAAAACTGAAGCGAAAAGGAGCTGACAGTTCAGACTCGATACTCATAAATGTTATTATATAAACGATAAATATATACATGAAACTATATACTTTGTGAAATGTATAAACAactatgttgttttgtttttctttcctaTATTAATTAGCATTGCAATTGTAGTTGTTATCAAGCAATGTTCTTTGAAGAAGTGAAAAAACAAACGCACAATAGGAAAGAATCAATCAGGTTGTTTCTATTCGATTTGAAAAATCTCAATAATGCAAAACCCTGAACTGATTTTCAACAGACAACAAATCGAACCTGGTTCTCgtaaaatctcaaaaaaatgaacacaataataaatgtaaaaatttaaaatgtcacTACTAGGGTGAAGGCAGTTGAAAAAACTAACTGTTTGACTCGAGCATCATCAGATAACAATAACTTCACTCTTTTTGCATAAAACTTACAACATTGTCTGACACATTAACTTGCATGAGAACCTGAACATTCAGCATGCTTCTTGCAACCATCTTTTTATCATCCAAGGTTACTTCAAAGCAAGATGTTATTATCTCGCCAGGTGCACAATATTCCTGCCTTGCTTTTGCATTGCTATTCAGTAACGTAAATGTAACATTAGTTTTCTCTTGGCAGAGTTCTTTCACTGAGATGTTTTGACATTTTTCGCATTCAACCAAATCTTCTTCATTTACTTCCACAGTGTGCTTCCACATGCTGCAACGCAATTGAGGCAAAAGCGACTTAGTATTCACTGAAACAATTTTACCCGTGACAGCTGCTGATGTTGAGTCAACAAGGTCTTTCTCGGTGAAACTTTCAGGATCCAACGAGACTGACGCAGTTATTGTCGAAGAATCCATGGTTTTCTGTAACTGCTGTGATTGATATTTGGAAACCCGAAGATTTCCAAAACAATAGACAGTTTTGTCTTCAACCTTGTCAACACGGTCGCCAAATATTGTAATGGGGATAATATCAGTCTTGTCGTT
Above is a window of Hydractinia symbiolongicarpus strain clone_291-10 chromosome 3, HSymV2.1, whole genome shotgun sequence DNA encoding:
- the LOC130635595 gene encoding uncharacterized protein LOC130635595, which translates into the protein MAKTRPIKSKIEPRLPTPEAMNIFERQEMTKTRPVVKSKLREWSDWLVNYVPEGIRKLVQGIYASAKNRILALYDGARKTLMGEVEEEAKEDHAEDKQQPEQEFSPQEHKHGHHRTFRSFRIPGIDGTDVDGYLGMVRSHVKTLVEKQVKDMGSAKVQCSLWILWKKPVEGTSVDDTSKFIEINKVFHSNMTPVFQGSVVEEVLDTMLAQVKTHVENPALPNSGFTIS